In a genomic window of Halobiforma lacisalsi AJ5:
- a CDS encoding sodium:solute symporter family protein gives MAVESDVTLLYIVAGYLAVMLGVGVWAYGQTNTAEDFMVAGRSLGTAVIAGTLLATWMGSGTVTGGANSVAYDNGLIPAILFGTAALIGIGILKALAPRIRGFDKLTIPEMIEAELGKEGRIISLLVIAFAYVGIVSYQFIGLGYVLNVTTGIPVSQGTLIGTAVIIALAAMGGLMSVAYTDAISAFLMLVGLVIAVPFVVLEAGGWSGITASVPETHLDVLGDLSALEFFALWAPPLLLILADQNMYQRIIAGETDEGTDAGLVAWFVGVVATMTLVPIIAFASRAMFPDLDPGMALIATTTELPTWVGGILLAAAAAFIITTGSSYLLSACTNLSQDLYKGLINPDASDQQVFWLTRAFVVVLGIFAFVLGQEFPTILEVQMYSYTAYGAAITPALLAIFLMRERLTKLGGLTGMIVGALLAITWDTVLASPYGLDAVIVAAPIAGLLIVLVSTLTDGESAPRPSQA, from the coding sequence ATGGCAGTCGAATCCGACGTGACGTTGCTCTATATCGTCGCCGGGTATCTGGCCGTGATGCTCGGCGTTGGCGTCTGGGCGTACGGGCAGACGAACACCGCCGAGGACTTCATGGTCGCCGGCCGAAGCCTCGGGACGGCGGTCATCGCCGGCACCTTGCTCGCGACGTGGATGGGCTCCGGGACGGTGACCGGCGGCGCGAACTCGGTCGCGTACGACAACGGGCTGATTCCGGCCATCCTGTTCGGCACCGCCGCGCTCATCGGTATCGGCATTCTAAAGGCCCTCGCCCCGCGGATCCGCGGGTTCGACAAGCTGACGATCCCCGAGATGATCGAGGCGGAACTCGGGAAGGAAGGACGGATCATCAGCCTGCTCGTGATCGCCTTCGCCTACGTCGGGATCGTCTCCTACCAGTTCATCGGCCTCGGCTACGTGCTGAACGTCACCACCGGCATCCCGGTCTCACAGGGGACCCTGATCGGGACCGCCGTCATCATCGCACTGGCGGCGATGGGCGGTCTGATGTCCGTCGCCTACACGGACGCGATCAGCGCCTTCCTGATGCTCGTCGGCCTCGTGATCGCGGTTCCGTTCGTCGTCCTCGAGGCCGGCGGCTGGTCCGGGATCACCGCGAGCGTCCCCGAGACTCACCTCGACGTCCTCGGCGACCTCTCCGCCCTCGAGTTCTTCGCTCTCTGGGCCCCGCCGCTGCTGTTGATCCTCGCCGACCAGAACATGTACCAGCGCATCATCGCCGGGGAGACCGACGAAGGGACCGACGCGGGGCTAGTCGCCTGGTTCGTCGGCGTCGTCGCGACGATGACGCTCGTCCCCATCATCGCGTTCGCCTCGCGGGCGATGTTCCCCGACCTCGACCCGGGGATGGCCCTGATTGCGACGACGACGGAACTCCCGACCTGGGTCGGCGGCATCCTGCTCGCCGCCGCCGCGGCCTTCATCATCACCACCGGGAGCTCCTACCTGCTGTCGGCCTGTACGAACCTCTCGCAGGACCTCTACAAGGGCCTCATCAACCCGGACGCCTCCGACCAGCAGGTCTTCTGGCTGACCCGCGCGTTCGTGGTGGTCCTCGGGATCTTCGCGTTCGTCCTCGGGCAGGAGTTCCCGACGATCCTCGAGGTCCAGATGTACTCCTACACGGCCTACGGTGCGGCGATCACGCCCGCCCTGCTCGCGATCTTCCTGATGCGCGAGCGCCTGACCAAACTGGGCGGCCTCACGGGGATGATCGTCGGCGCGTTGCTCGCGATCACGTGGGATACGGTCCTCGCCAGCCCGTACGGGCTGGATGCGGTGATCGTCGCGGCCCCGATCGCCGGACTGCTCATCGTCCTTGTTAGCACCCTTACGGACGGCGAATCGGCCCCGAGGCCGAGTCAGGCTTGA
- a CDS encoding M24 family metallopeptidase — translation MTELSIPETEHRRRTRDLLERADADGYDGLVLFGALNIHYASGMYHLPTERPVALGITDERIEAVVPRLEREHAERGEFLIDEVTTYFEYPQGDPMERVAEMCERLGLADGSIAVDSDGSPARNGYTGPALSELVDAEVGLEAYVTEMRETKSDAEIDLIREASVWANFGHRLLQERIEPGRRPIEVRAEVEAEAVKPMLDALGDRYEMRSWANPMQCLFTTGDVTELPHSMDQTTRIERGDNIVTIVKPTVGGYTTELERTMFVGEVSDEKREYFEIMTESQEIAIDAIGPGVEYAAVEEAVVDYYEEQGVAEYTQHHVGHNIGMEGHERPFLDVDQEGEIRPGELFTVEPGFYVPDVGGFRHSDTVVVTEDGTETLTDYPRDLESLIV, via the coding sequence ATGACGGAGCTTTCGATCCCGGAGACCGAACACCGACGGCGAACACGAGACTTGCTCGAGCGTGCCGACGCGGACGGCTACGACGGCCTCGTCCTCTTCGGCGCGTTGAACATCCACTACGCCAGCGGAATGTACCACCTCCCGACCGAACGGCCGGTCGCGCTAGGGATTACCGACGAGCGAATCGAGGCGGTCGTCCCCAGACTCGAGCGGGAACACGCCGAACGCGGGGAGTTCCTGATCGACGAGGTGACGACCTACTTCGAGTACCCACAGGGTGATCCGATGGAACGGGTCGCGGAGATGTGCGAGCGACTCGGGCTGGCGGACGGCTCGATCGCGGTCGACTCCGATGGGAGTCCGGCCCGCAACGGCTATACAGGCCCCGCACTCTCGGAACTGGTGGACGCGGAGGTCGGCCTCGAGGCGTACGTTACGGAGATGCGTGAGACGAAAAGCGACGCCGAGATCGATCTGATCCGGGAGGCGAGCGTCTGGGCCAACTTCGGTCATCGGCTCCTCCAGGAACGGATCGAGCCGGGCCGACGGCCGATCGAAGTTCGTGCGGAGGTCGAGGCCGAGGCCGTCAAGCCGATGCTCGACGCGCTCGGGGACCGTTACGAGATGCGGTCGTGGGCGAACCCGATGCAGTGTCTGTTCACGACCGGCGACGTGACTGAACTACCCCACAGCATGGACCAGACGACGCGGATCGAACGCGGTGACAATATCGTCACCATCGTCAAGCCGACCGTCGGCGGCTACACGACCGAACTCGAGCGGACGATGTTCGTCGGCGAGGTGTCCGACGAGAAGCGGGAGTACTTCGAGATCATGACGGAGTCCCAGGAGATCGCGATCGATGCGATCGGCCCGGGCGTCGAGTACGCCGCCGTCGAGGAGGCTGTCGTCGACTACTACGAAGAGCAGGGGGTCGCCGAGTACACCCAGCACCACGTCGGCCACAACATCGGTATGGAAGGCCACGAGCGGCCGTTCCTCGACGTCGACCAGGAAGGCGAGATCCGACCGGGCGAACTGTTCACCGTCGAGCCGGGGTTCTACGTTCCGGACGTCGGCGGCTTCCGCCACTCCGATACCGTGGTAGTGACCGAGGACGGAACCGAGACGCTGACCGACTACCCACGGGACCTCGAGAGCCTGATCGTTTGA
- a CDS encoding helix-turn-helix domain-containing protein: MSLQGELSSVRLTLDLWHPNCWAIEATDRTGGGVLAHAVYNSPTTEGESPNTVKGLFTAFGDTSAEVEQLLDAIRESDHSGEVFELQERFGRARNAPGNVVREFFLEYDPTEMVCPTLLEHGFVHSAPVHIEDGSEEWNLCFAGDRSAIEESLDDVREQSGAEVTITSITTSEAPDRSTREQRLDTLTTSQREVFEHAREAGYYEWPREITTRELADELDVAKSTLLEHLRRAESKLLDP, encoded by the coding sequence ATGAGTCTTCAGGGCGAGCTCTCGAGCGTTCGGTTGACCCTCGATCTGTGGCACCCGAACTGCTGGGCGATCGAGGCGACCGATCGAACGGGGGGCGGCGTGCTCGCTCACGCGGTCTACAACTCGCCGACCACGGAGGGCGAGAGCCCAAACACCGTCAAGGGGCTGTTCACCGCCTTCGGCGACACCTCCGCGGAAGTCGAGCAGCTCCTGGACGCGATCCGCGAGTCCGACCACTCCGGCGAAGTGTTCGAACTCCAGGAGCGGTTCGGCCGCGCCCGCAACGCGCCCGGTAACGTCGTCCGCGAGTTCTTCCTCGAGTACGACCCCACGGAGATGGTCTGTCCGACGTTGCTCGAGCACGGGTTCGTCCACAGCGCGCCGGTCCACATCGAAGACGGGAGCGAGGAGTGGAACCTCTGTTTCGCCGGGGACCGGTCCGCGATCGAGGAGTCGCTTGACGACGTGCGCGAACAGTCCGGCGCGGAGGTGACGATCACGTCGATCACGACCTCGGAGGCCCCCGACCGGTCGACCCGCGAGCAACGGCTGGACACGCTGACGACGAGCCAGCGCGAGGTGTTCGAACACGCCCGCGAAGCGGGCTACTACGAGTGGCCTCGCGAGATCACGACCCGGGAACTGGCCGACGAACTCGATGTCGCGAAGTCGACGCTGCTCGAGCACTTGCGACGGGCGGAGTCGAAGCTCCTGGACCCCTGA
- a CDS encoding proline dehydrogenase family protein, with product MIPPIASKFVAGETSAEAIEHVRALNERDVAGILNLLGEHYDDPANAAADTQSYLELIDDIGRSDVDACVSVKPSQIGLDVGADTFAENLTEIADRGAERDVFVWVDMEDHTTTDATLDAYEELVREHGGGMGLCLQANLERTREDLERLADAPGKVRIVKGAYDEPASVAYTDKDRVDENYRDLIEYMFESFDDGVAVGSHDPEFVSLARELHREHGTPYEIQMLMGVRTDAQYELAADGVEVYQYIPYGNKWFSYFYRRVRERKENLLFALRAILS from the coding sequence ATGATTCCCCCTATCGCGAGCAAATTCGTCGCGGGTGAGACGTCCGCCGAGGCCATCGAACACGTCCGGGCGCTCAACGAGCGCGACGTCGCCGGCATCCTCAATCTGCTCGGCGAGCACTACGACGACCCCGCCAACGCGGCGGCGGACACCCAGTCCTATCTCGAGTTGATCGACGACATCGGCCGCTCGGACGTCGACGCCTGCGTCTCGGTCAAACCGTCACAGATCGGGCTCGACGTCGGCGCGGACACGTTCGCGGAGAACCTCACCGAGATCGCCGACCGCGGTGCCGAACGGGACGTCTTCGTCTGGGTCGACATGGAGGATCACACGACGACCGACGCCACCCTCGACGCTTACGAGGAGCTCGTCCGCGAGCACGGGGGCGGCATGGGGCTGTGCCTCCAGGCGAACCTCGAGCGGACCCGCGAGGACCTCGAGCGACTGGCCGACGCCCCGGGCAAGGTCCGGATCGTCAAGGGGGCCTACGACGAACCCGCCTCCGTCGCCTACACCGACAAGGACCGGGTCGACGAGAACTACCGGGACCTCATCGAGTACATGTTCGAGTCGTTCGACGACGGGGTCGCGGTCGGCAGTCACGATCCGGAGTTCGTCTCGCTCGCCCGGGAGCTTCACCGGGAACACGGGACGCCCTACGAGATCCAGATGCTGATGGGCGTCCGGACCGACGCCCAGTACGAACTGGCCGCCGACGGCGTCGAGGTCTACCAGTACATCCCCTACGGAAACAAGTGGTTCTCGTACTTCTACCGGAGAGTCCGCGAGCGCAAGGAGAACCTGCTGTTCGCGCTGCGAGCGATCCTGAGCTGA
- a CDS encoding aldehyde dehydrogenase family protein encodes MSQQAGTQTHQHYIGGEWTEGSGSETFESESPATGETLAEFHRGTEDDVDAALEAAEDAFEEWRELSYIDRAEYLWDIYHELRERHEELGEIVSKECGKEISEGKADVTEAWHMVEWAAGNARHPHGDVVPSEVGSKDAYMRRKPRGVVGCITPWNFPVAIPFWHMAIALVEGNTVVWKPAEQTPWCGQIIAEMMEDAGIPDGVFNMVQGFGDAGAAISDDGRVDTVLFTGSAEVGHEIASKVGGEPGKLAACEMGGKNGIVITEEADLDIAVHSAVMSSFKTTGQRCVSSERLIVHEDVYDEFKERFVDIAEDIAVGDPLEEDTFMGPAIEADHVEKIRKHNELAEKEGANVLVDRFELAEDEIPEGHEDGHWVGPFVYEIDYDTDLRCLKEECFGPHVALLEYSGDIEDAVEIHNDTPYGLAGAVISEDYRQINYFRDHADIGLAYANLPCIGAEVQLPFGGVKKSGNGYPSAREAIEAVTERTAWTMNNSKEIEMAQGLSADIITKDD; translated from the coding sequence ATGTCGCAGCAAGCCGGAACGCAAACACATCAGCATTACATCGGCGGCGAGTGGACCGAAGGCAGCGGCTCCGAGACCTTCGAGAGCGAGAGCCCGGCGACGGGCGAGACGCTCGCGGAGTTCCACCGCGGCACCGAAGACGACGTCGACGCCGCACTCGAGGCGGCCGAGGACGCCTTCGAGGAGTGGCGCGAACTGTCCTACATCGACCGCGCGGAGTACCTGTGGGATATCTACCACGAACTGCGGGAACGCCACGAGGAACTCGGCGAGATCGTCTCCAAGGAGTGTGGCAAGGAGATCTCCGAGGGGAAAGCCGACGTCACCGAGGCCTGGCACATGGTCGAGTGGGCAGCGGGCAACGCCCGCCACCCCCACGGCGACGTCGTCCCGAGCGAAGTCGGCAGCAAGGACGCCTACATGCGCCGCAAACCTCGCGGCGTCGTCGGCTGTATCACCCCCTGGAACTTCCCGGTCGCGATCCCGTTCTGGCACATGGCCATCGCGCTGGTCGAGGGGAACACGGTCGTCTGGAAGCCCGCCGAGCAGACGCCGTGGTGTGGCCAGATCATCGCCGAGATGATGGAGGACGCCGGCATCCCCGACGGCGTCTTCAACATGGTCCAGGGCTTCGGCGACGCCGGCGCCGCGATCAGCGACGATGGCCGCGTCGACACCGTCCTCTTTACCGGCTCCGCGGAGGTCGGCCACGAGATCGCCAGCAAAGTCGGCGGCGAACCCGGCAAGCTCGCGGCCTGCGAGATGGGCGGCAAGAACGGCATCGTCATCACCGAGGAGGCGGACCTCGACATCGCCGTCCACTCCGCCGTGATGTCGAGCTTCAAGACCACCGGTCAGCGCTGTGTCTCCTCCGAGCGCCTGATCGTCCACGAGGACGTCTACGACGAGTTCAAGGAACGGTTCGTCGACATCGCCGAGGACATCGCCGTCGGCGACCCCCTCGAGGAGGACACGTTCATGGGGCCGGCCATCGAGGCCGACCATGTCGAGAAGATCCGCAAGCACAACGAACTCGCCGAGAAGGAGGGGGCGAACGTCCTGGTCGACCGGTTCGAACTCGCCGAGGACGAGATTCCCGAGGGCCACGAAGACGGCCACTGGGTCGGCCCGTTCGTCTACGAGATCGACTACGACACCGACCTGCGCTGCCTGAAAGAGGAGTGTTTCGGCCCGCACGTCGCCCTGCTCGAGTACTCGGGTGACATCGAGGACGCCGTCGAAATCCACAACGACACGCCCTACGGACTCGCTGGCGCGGTCATTTCCGAGGACTACCGACAGATCAACTACTTCCGCGATCACGCCGACATCGGACTGGCGTACGCGAACCTGCCGTGTATCGGCGCCGAGGTCCAGTTGCCGTTCGGCGGCGTCAAGAAGTCCGGCAACGGCTACCCGAGCGCCCGCGAGGCGATCGAAGCCGTCACCGAGCGCACCGCCTGGACGATGAACAACTCGAAGGAGATCGAGATGGCACAGGGCCTCTCGGCGGACATCATTACGAAAGACGACTGA
- a CDS encoding nitrilase-related carbon-nitrogen hydrolase has translation MTTDTDPVTDTDADDSTLTVALAQIRVESGALDGNLDRALEAIEEAAARGADLVALPELFNVGYFAFDRYEEFAEPFAGHTFTQLREAAADHGIAVLAGTIVEDLAATETVPTPADEGLANTAALFDADGDRQLVYRKHHLFGYESAESELLVPGERIETASIGGVGIGVTTCYDLRFPELYRRLVDSEPGADLLLVPSAWPYPRVEHWETLSRARAIENQCYVATINGSGEFPDADATLLGRSTVHDPWGVSLASSGDEPALVTAEVDPVRVADVREEFPALHDRRL, from the coding sequence ATGACGACCGACACCGATCCAGTGACGGACACCGACGCCGACGACAGCACGCTAACCGTCGCTCTTGCCCAGATCCGCGTCGAGTCCGGAGCCCTCGACGGCAACCTGGATCGTGCCCTCGAGGCGATCGAGGAGGCCGCCGCCCGGGGCGCGGATCTTGTTGCGCTCCCCGAACTGTTCAACGTCGGCTACTTCGCGTTCGACCGCTACGAGGAGTTCGCGGAGCCGTTCGCCGGCCATACCTTCACCCAGCTACGGGAGGCGGCCGCGGACCACGGAATCGCCGTCCTCGCGGGGACTATCGTCGAAGACCTCGCGGCGACCGAGACGGTCCCGACGCCAGCCGACGAGGGTCTCGCCAATACCGCAGCGCTGTTCGACGCCGACGGCGACCGGCAACTCGTCTATCGCAAGCACCACCTGTTCGGGTACGAGTCCGCCGAATCGGAGCTGCTGGTCCCCGGCGAACGCATCGAGACGGCCTCGATCGGTGGCGTCGGCATCGGCGTGACGACCTGCTACGACCTGCGGTTCCCGGAACTCTACCGGCGGCTGGTCGACTCGGAGCCGGGCGCCGACCTGCTGCTCGTCCCGAGCGCGTGGCCCTACCCGCGGGTCGAACACTGGGAGACCCTCTCGCGTGCGCGAGCGATCGAGAACCAGTGTTACGTCGCCACGATAAACGGCAGCGGCGAGTTCCCCGACGCCGACGCGACGCTGCTCGGCCGATCGACCGTCCACGACCCGTGGGGCGTCTCGCTGGCCTCGAGCGGCGACGAGCCGGCGCTGGTCACGGCCGAGGTCGATCCCGTCCGGGTCGCCGACGTTCGGGAGGAGTTCCCGGCGCTTCACGACAGGCGGCTGTAG
- a CDS encoding SRPBCC family protein, whose product MTVRVDRSFELSATPEEVWEFIADPENRARAISVVREYTANDPEGRRVTWHVELPIPLVRRTTAVETEDLTRRPPEYVKFVGKSKVMQVTGEHEVVQTDTGTRLENHFVVDGKLPGVEKFFKRNLDEEIENLRRELERYLETIQ is encoded by the coding sequence ATGACTGTACGGGTCGATCGGTCGTTCGAGCTGTCGGCGACCCCCGAGGAAGTCTGGGAGTTCATCGCCGACCCGGAAAACCGCGCTCGAGCGATCAGCGTCGTGCGCGAGTACACCGCCAACGATCCGGAGGGGAGACGGGTCACCTGGCACGTCGAACTCCCGATCCCGCTCGTGCGACGGACGACGGCCGTCGAAACGGAAGACCTCACGCGCCGGCCCCCGGAGTACGTCAAGTTCGTCGGGAAGTCGAAAGTGATGCAGGTCACCGGCGAACACGAGGTCGTTCAGACCGACACCGGCACCCGACTCGAGAACCACTTCGTGGTCGACGGCAAACTCCCCGGCGTCGAGAAGTTCTTCAAGCGGAACCTCGACGAGGAGATCGAGAATCTCCGCCGGGAACTCGAGCGGTATCTGGAGACGATACAATAA
- a CDS encoding DUF7123 family protein: MTDYSDEEQRILSYLRESAARGEQYFRAKNIAEAIGLSSKQVGVRLPHIAEKSDEVDIEKWGRARSTTWKVTLS; this comes from the coding sequence ATGACCGACTACTCCGACGAAGAGCAGCGGATCCTCTCGTATCTCCGCGAGAGCGCCGCCCGGGGCGAGCAGTACTTCCGGGCGAAAAACATCGCGGAAGCGATCGGCCTCTCGTCGAAACAGGTTGGCGTACGCCTTCCCCACATCGCGGAGAAATCCGACGAGGTCGACATCGAGAAGTGGGGACGCGCTCGGTCGACGACCTGGAAGGTCACCCTCAGTTGA
- a CDS encoding DUF7525 family protein has product MATETESTTDKGVGIALALGAAATLGALVMLTGAPELDAAWGFAAAVLFSSLAVVGIHLWD; this is encoded by the coding sequence ATGGCTACGGAAACGGAGTCGACGACGGACAAGGGCGTTGGAATAGCGCTTGCACTCGGCGCGGCCGCGACGCTCGGGGCGCTCGTAATGCTGACGGGCGCGCCGGAACTCGACGCAGCCTGGGGCTTTGCGGCTGCAGTCCTCTTTAGCTCGCTGGCGGTCGTCGGGATCCACCTCTGGGACTGA
- a CDS encoding phosphate signaling complex PhoU family protein, whose protein sequence is METRKVQRLGPSTLAMTLPAEWASEHAVEKGDEVSLRTSGKGTLTVMPESANSEETEAIVHADDLSATAVERAIVAQYVLGRRVIRVEREEGALESDHINAVYQAETQLMGLGVIEETPESISIRCSVDPEDFTLHNLLERLERTGQTMRSEAIKALAHGNPDLAQRALNRERQANKIFVLLLRLIFTAYQNPNLARAVGLNTGFPLIGYRSIAKNLELTADNAEDIADIVIETEGHSLDVDSSVMRDIRELNDLVDEITSLAVEAAVERDYDKSNEVRELFQKSADREKEILADLPEMSNEELLRVREVLVSLQQTAEYAMRNAEIAANLALNEESVHTTIN, encoded by the coding sequence ATGGAAACGCGGAAAGTGCAGCGACTCGGGCCGTCGACGCTGGCGATGACCCTCCCCGCCGAGTGGGCGAGCGAACACGCCGTCGAAAAGGGCGACGAGGTCTCCCTTCGAACGAGCGGAAAGGGGACCCTGACGGTGATGCCCGAATCGGCGAACTCCGAGGAGACGGAAGCGATCGTCCACGCGGACGACCTCAGCGCCACCGCCGTCGAGCGAGCGATCGTCGCCCAGTACGTCCTCGGCCGCCGGGTCATTCGCGTCGAGCGCGAGGAAGGCGCCCTCGAGTCGGATCACATCAACGCCGTCTACCAGGCCGAAACGCAACTGATGGGGCTCGGGGTCATCGAGGAGACCCCCGAGAGCATCTCGATTCGCTGTTCGGTCGACCCCGAGGACTTCACGCTCCACAACCTGCTCGAGCGCCTCGAGCGAACCGGCCAGACGATGCGCAGCGAGGCGATCAAGGCACTGGCACACGGCAACCCCGACCTCGCCCAACGAGCGCTGAACCGGGAACGACAGGCCAACAAGATCTTCGTGCTCCTGCTGCGGCTGATCTTCACGGCCTACCAGAACCCCAACCTGGCCCGCGCGGTCGGGCTCAACACCGGGTTCCCGCTGATCGGCTACCGCTCGATCGCCAAGAACCTCGAACTGACGGCGGACAACGCCGAGGACATCGCGGACATCGTCATCGAAACCGAGGGCCACTCGCTGGACGTCGATAGTTCCGTGATGCGGGACATCCGCGAACTGAACGACCTCGTCGACGAAATCACCTCGCTGGCGGTCGAAGCGGCGGTCGAACGCGACTACGACAAGTCCAACGAGGTCCGTGAACTGTTCCAGAAGAGCGCCGACCGAGAAAAGGAGATCCTCGCGGACCTGCCGGAGATGTCGAACGAGGAACTGCTGCGCGTGCGGGAAGTGCTAGTTAGCCTCCAGCAGACCGCCGAATACGCGATGCGAAACGCCGAGATCGCGGCCAACCTCGCGCTGAACGAGGAGTCGGTCCACACGACGATCAACTGA
- a CDS encoding ATP-NAD kinase family protein — MEALGVVVNPIAGMGGRVGLKGTDGKVAEARRRGAQPRAPERARAALRSLRNRDPDTAVYTAAGVMGERAARDAGFDPVVVYDPADSDDRTEADPARPSDPAEAETAATDTRRAVRAVLEHDVDLVLFVGGDGTAVDVAETLESVEGDADDRTPVLGVPAGVKIYSSVFAVTPEDAGRIAAEFDRVADREVNDIDEDAYREGEVRAELRAIVPVPVAEDVQSSKQLASGSVDSLAVGFAREVEPGRTYVFGPGSTVGAIEEELGLEPSPLGVDVWRAGDDGDGTLLARDAAEDEILEVLEEPVTIVVSPIGGQGFVFGRGNHQISPPVIRRADEIEIVASAEKLDGIDALHVDTDDDDLDEELRGWTRVRTGRFTTRLVNVA; from the coding sequence ATGGAGGCTCTCGGCGTCGTCGTCAACCCGATCGCCGGCATGGGTGGTCGGGTCGGGCTGAAAGGAACCGACGGAAAAGTCGCGGAGGCGCGCCGACGCGGCGCACAGCCGCGCGCTCCGGAACGCGCCCGTGCGGCGTTGCGCTCGCTGCGGAACCGCGACCCCGACACCGCCGTCTACACGGCCGCGGGAGTCATGGGCGAACGCGCCGCTCGAGACGCGGGGTTCGATCCCGTCGTGGTCTACGACCCGGCCGACAGCGACGACCGCACGGAGGCGGATCCCGCGCGGCCGTCCGATCCGGCCGAGGCGGAGACGGCCGCGACCGACACCCGCCGGGCCGTCCGTGCCGTCCTCGAGCACGACGTCGACCTCGTGCTGTTCGTCGGCGGGGACGGAACGGCCGTCGACGTCGCGGAAACCCTCGAGTCCGTCGAGGGCGACGCGGACGACCGGACACCGGTTCTGGGGGTCCCCGCGGGCGTCAAGATCTACTCCTCGGTGTTCGCCGTCACGCCAGAGGACGCCGGTCGGATCGCCGCCGAGTTCGACCGCGTCGCCGATCGCGAGGTCAACGACATCGACGAGGACGCCTACCGCGAGGGTGAGGTCCGCGCGGAACTCCGGGCGATCGTCCCCGTACCCGTCGCGGAGGACGTCCAGTCGAGCAAGCAACTCGCGAGCGGAAGCGTCGACTCGCTCGCCGTGGGGTTCGCCCGCGAGGTCGAACCGGGCCGGACGTACGTCTTCGGCCCCGGCAGTACTGTCGGCGCGATCGAGGAGGAACTGGGACTCGAGCCGTCGCCGCTGGGCGTGGACGTGTGGCGGGCGGGGGACGACGGCGACGGCACCCTCCTCGCCCGCGACGCCGCGGAGGACGAGATCCTCGAAGTCCTCGAGGAGCCGGTGACGATCGTCGTCTCGCCGATCGGGGGCCAGGGGTTCGTTTTCGGTCGCGGGAACCACCAGATCTCGCCGCCGGTGATCCGGCGTGCCGACGAGATCGAGATCGTCGCCTCTGCCGAGAAATTGGACGGGATCGACGCGCTGCACGTCGATACCGACGACGACGACCTCGACGAGGAACTCCGGGGATGGACCCGGGTCCGAACGGGACGATTCACGACTCGACTGGTCAACGTTGCCTGA
- a CDS encoding competence/damage-inducible protein A: MNVAVVTVGDELLAGQTTNTNATWLCERFDRRGVDVERVTTVPDRVTDIARVVNEYRAEYDAVVVTGGVGPTHDDVTMDGVAAALGRPLEEHETALAWLEEEGYSRSDLTAGTADLPAGARALHNEVGVAPGAAVEGIYVLPGVPAEMRAMFESIEEEFSGTETYRKDVVADEPESALLDRIESLRERFDVSVGSYPGESVRIEIKGNEEPTVREAADWLRERVETPEPNPEPPSTTDASN, translated from the coding sequence ATGAACGTCGCGGTCGTCACTGTCGGAGACGAACTGCTCGCGGGGCAAACGACGAACACGAACGCCACCTGGCTCTGCGAGCGGTTCGACCGACGCGGGGTCGACGTCGAGCGGGTCACGACGGTTCCGGACCGGGTCACCGATATCGCCCGTGTCGTCAACGAGTACCGTGCCGAGTACGACGCCGTCGTCGTCACCGGCGGCGTCGGCCCGACCCACGACGACGTCACGATGGACGGGGTCGCCGCCGCGCTCGGCCGCCCGCTCGAGGAACACGAAACTGCACTCGCCTGGCTCGAGGAAGAAGGCTACTCCCGGTCGGATCTAACGGCGGGAACGGCCGACCTCCCGGCGGGCGCGCGGGCACTACACAACGAGGTCGGCGTCGCACCGGGGGCAGCCGTCGAGGGTATCTACGTCCTCCCAGGCGTGCCGGCGGAGATGCGGGCGATGTTCGAGTCGATCGAGGAGGAGTTTTCCGGGACGGAAACCTACCGGAAGGACGTCGTCGCCGACGAACCCGAGAGCGCGCTGCTGGACCGGATCGAGTCGCTTCGCGAGCGGTTCGACGTCTCGGTCGGCAGCTATCCCGGAGAGTCGGTCCGCATCGAGATCAAGGGCAACGAGGAGCCGACGGTACGCGAAGCCGCGGACTGGCTGCGCGAACGGGTCGAGACTCCGGAGCCGAATCCGGAGCCCCCGTCGACGACCGACGCGTCGAACTAG